A portion of the Stella humosa genome contains these proteins:
- a CDS encoding J domain-containing protein produces MRRRFERVAVAPDPEEARNRRTCEWPGCTGEGEFRAPQSRDQLHQYRWFCLEHVRAYNKSWDYYRGMSQTAIEEDLRRDTVWQRPTWPLGGPRGRGPRWRVHDGFGLFEDDATQKAGEPGRPPADAAHVRALAVFELEPPVTFERLRSRYLTLVKLHHPDANGGDKAAEERLKSINEAYATLKNGYFA; encoded by the coding sequence AACAGGCGCACCTGCGAATGGCCCGGCTGCACCGGCGAGGGGGAGTTCCGCGCGCCGCAATCGCGTGACCAGTTGCATCAATATCGCTGGTTCTGCCTGGAACATGTGCGGGCATACAACAAAAGCTGGGACTACTACCGGGGCATGTCGCAGACCGCCATCGAGGAGGATCTGCGGCGCGACACGGTGTGGCAGCGACCCACCTGGCCGCTGGGCGGACCGCGGGGCCGCGGCCCGCGCTGGCGGGTCCATGACGGGTTCGGCCTGTTCGAGGACGATGCCACCCAGAAGGCGGGCGAGCCGGGCCGGCCGCCGGCCGATGCGGCCCATGTCCGCGCGCTCGCCGTGTTCGAATTGGAGCCGCCGGTAACCTTCGAGCGGCTGCGTTCGCGCTACCTCACCCTGGTCAAGCTGCACCACCCCGATGCGAATGGGGGCGACAAGGCCGCGGAGGAGCGTCTAAAATCCATCAACGAAGCATATGCCACCCTGAAGAACGGCTATTTCGCATAG